One segment of bacterium BMS3Abin08 DNA contains the following:
- a CDS encoding general secretion pathway protein K, producing MRREINFRFKQQDGVALLLVLWVLILLMVLGMSFSYMTRTELEAGHYFNRRLKDDMLLEGAIQRAVLELLHARKSPDAEDIWDLNGGLNLLKEDNFEMEIRIIPESSKVDLNRASDVILKGLLAAIGVDAETQDVIADSLLDWRDPDDLHRLNGAENDYYHSLDRPYDCKNGNLDSTEELLLVRGVTREIFYGNGEKPGLRDYVTVFSDSDRININTAAREVLLSLPGMDEDTADAVIEYRKNKQIKNSAELQDALGGLYAGISGYVTFSAGNTYRVIARRKGKAFGIEATIQINGNDFTIRKWKETVKQIEKKHEES from the coding sequence ATGAGAAGAGAGATCAACTTCCGTTTTAAGCAACAGGATGGGGTAGCCCTACTCCTTGTGTTATGGGTACTGATTCTACTGATGGTGCTTGGCATGTCCTTCTCATACATGACACGGACAGAACTGGAAGCCGGGCACTACTTCAACAGGAGACTGAAGGATGACATGCTCCTGGAGGGTGCCATACAGAGGGCCGTACTCGAGCTGCTTCATGCAAGGAAGTCACCGGATGCCGAGGATATATGGGACCTCAACGGCGGGCTCAACCTGTTGAAAGAGGATAATTTCGAGATGGAAATAAGGATCATACCGGAGTCCTCAAAGGTGGATTTAAACAGGGCATCTGATGTAATATTAAAGGGCCTCCTTGCCGCAATAGGCGTTGATGCAGAGACTCAGGATGTGATTGCCGATTCACTGCTTGACTGGCGTGATCCCGATGACCTTCACAGACTCAACGGTGCGGAGAATGACTATTACCATTCCCTTGACCGTCCGTATGATTGTAAAAACGGCAACCTCGACAGCACGGAGGAACTCCTCCTCGTAAGGGGTGTCACGAGGGAGATATTCTACGGTAACGGGGAAAAACCGGGACTCAGGGACTATGTCACCGTATTTTCAGATAGCGACAGGATTAATATCAACACCGCAGCCCGTGAGGTCCTGCTCTCACTTCCCGGTATGGACGAAGATACTGCAGATGCAGTTATAGAGTACAGAAAGAATAAACAGATCAAAAACTCTGCAGAACTGCAGGATGCCCTGGGAGGCCTCTATGCAGGCATATCAGGGTATGTGACTTTCTCCGCGGGCAACACTTACAGGGTAATTGCCCGGCGCAAGGGAAAGGCTTTCGGGATTGAAGCGACGATCCAGATAAACGGTAATGATTTTACCATCAGAAAATGGAAAGAAACCGTGAAGCAGATTGAAAAAAAGCATGAAGAATCTTAA